The following are encoded in a window of Brevibacillus sp. DP1.3A genomic DNA:
- a CDS encoding MurR/RpiR family transcriptional regulator: protein MAQLVKERIRKQYGKLTASQKIICKIAIEKPSLLAIHTAKKIAEFTNTSEATVIRFCYALGYSGYTELQEEIKKSLLIGDQRKGPIEKYRDTEVTLDLSNYAHQVMESDIAYLQQGLQQIDYMLLQEVVKSIVQANRIVVVGFRWCHIPAKWLFSALNAIKGNTHLYTGAVDNADYFLTERDQEWLVIAISFPRHPSETVAMVHSAKELGAKILAITEGEFSPISQVADHLLKITTPQPVATSGMPTLFSMLNVLIKGVMLHDAENVQKRLQHYDEISSKLYSFVGEDEEDFSIF, encoded by the coding sequence GAAAAGCCAAGCTTACTTGCGATCCATACCGCTAAAAAAATCGCGGAGTTTACGAATACCAGTGAAGCGACCGTCATTCGCTTTTGTTACGCATTGGGTTACTCCGGATACACAGAGCTTCAGGAAGAAATCAAAAAGTCTCTTTTGATAGGAGACCAAAGGAAGGGGCCGATCGAGAAATATCGAGACACCGAGGTTACGCTCGATCTGAGCAATTATGCACATCAAGTGATGGAGAGTGATATTGCGTATCTCCAACAAGGCTTACAGCAAATTGACTACATGTTGCTCCAAGAGGTGGTCAAAAGCATCGTGCAGGCAAACCGAATCGTAGTGGTAGGATTTCGTTGGTGCCATATTCCTGCAAAATGGCTGTTTTCGGCGTTGAATGCTATCAAAGGAAACACACATCTATATACGGGAGCAGTTGATAACGCCGATTATTTTCTCACCGAACGAGATCAAGAATGGCTGGTCATTGCGATATCATTTCCTCGTCATCCGAGCGAGACGGTTGCAATGGTCCACTCAGCAAAAGAGCTGGGAGCGAAGATTTTGGCGATTACGGAAGGCGAGTTTTCCCCCATCAGCCAAGTCGCGGATCATCTTCTGAAAATCACCACACCCCAACCCGTTGCCACTAGCGGTATGCCCACATTATTTTCCATGCTAAATGTCTTGATTAAAGGCGTCATGCTCCACGACGCGGAAAATGTCCAGAAACGATTGCAGCATTATGATGAAATCAGCTCAAAGCTATACTCGTTTGTCGGAGAGGATGAGGAAGACTTCTCGATCTTTTGA
- a CDS encoding CapA family protein, giving the protein MTKPIWFTATGDSFITRNLPYRDQAFEEISSLLHRADVRLANLETTVHDNEGNPSAQSGGTWAMSPPSVLQVMKDYGFNMIGWANNHTLDYLYGGLEATERYLNEYGFVHAGAGKNLAEAGAPRYLECEGARVALIAATSTFHPWWAAGDQRSDSIGRPGINPMRYVMTHHITEEKLADLQAIAESTDINAFNKLLIEEGFMNDPGKETFLFGNARFMVSDEEGTTTQPHPRDLNRIVKTIEEANRRADYVIVSIHAHEMKGEAKEVAADFLPVFAKACIDAGAHAVVGHGPHLLRGIEIYNNRPIFYSLGDFIFQTEAVTSQPADFYEHYGLDHTHNVADALEAMSANYTRGLCAHKEVWESVIPLWKMQDGELLELELHPIELGFDLPVHRMGWPKLSGDTSILEGLKTLSEPYGTVIEIMDGIGRVRLSK; this is encoded by the coding sequence ATGACTAAGCCGATTTGGTTCACAGCGACTGGCGACAGCTTCATTACACGGAATCTGCCATACAGGGACCAAGCTTTTGAAGAGATATCCAGCTTGCTGCACCGTGCGGACGTACGCCTTGCGAATCTGGAGACGACCGTACACGATAATGAGGGCAATCCCAGCGCGCAAAGCGGAGGCACGTGGGCGATGTCACCACCGTCCGTTTTGCAAGTCATGAAAGATTATGGCTTTAACATGATTGGCTGGGCAAATAACCATACGCTCGATTATTTGTATGGGGGACTAGAAGCAACCGAACGATATCTCAATGAGTATGGCTTCGTCCATGCTGGCGCAGGCAAAAATCTCGCAGAAGCAGGCGCTCCGCGTTATCTCGAATGCGAAGGGGCCAGAGTGGCCTTGATCGCTGCGACGTCGACTTTTCATCCATGGTGGGCGGCCGGAGATCAGCGTTCGGATAGCATTGGCAGACCAGGGATCAATCCGATGCGCTATGTCATGACACACCACATTACGGAAGAAAAGCTCGCTGATTTGCAAGCCATTGCGGAGTCGACGGACATTAACGCCTTCAACAAGCTTCTAATCGAGGAAGGCTTCATGAACGATCCGGGCAAGGAGACCTTTCTCTTCGGAAATGCACGTTTCATGGTAAGCGACGAAGAGGGGACGACTACCCAACCGCATCCTCGCGATCTGAACAGAATCGTCAAGACGATTGAGGAGGCAAACAGGCGGGCTGATTACGTCATCGTGAGTATTCACGCACATGAGATGAAGGGGGAAGCGAAGGAGGTTGCAGCTGATTTCTTGCCTGTTTTTGCAAAAGCTTGCATCGATGCAGGTGCTCACGCAGTGGTGGGACACGGACCACATTTATTGCGAGGCATTGAAATCTACAACAATCGGCCGATCTTTTACAGCTTGGGAGATTTTATTTTTCAGACAGAAGCTGTTACGAGTCAGCCCGCTGATTTCTATGAGCACTATGGTTTAGACCACACCCATAATGTGGCAGATGCGTTGGAAGCGATGAGTGCCAACTACACACGCGGACTCTGTGCGCACAAAGAGGTGTGGGAGTCGGTTATTCCCTTGTGGAAAATGCAAGATGGTGAGCTGCTCGAATTGGAGCTGCATCCGATTGAATTAGGCTTTGATCTGCCTGTACATCGTATGGGGTGGCCAAAATTAAGCGGGGATACCTCGATACTGGAGGGGCTCAAGACTTTGAGTGAACCATATGGCACAGTGATTGAGATCATGGATGGAATTGGGCGCGTGAGGCTTTCAAAATAG